Proteins encoded in a region of the Balaenoptera ricei isolate mBalRic1 chromosome 19, mBalRic1.hap2, whole genome shotgun sequence genome:
- the GPATCH1 gene encoding G patch domain-containing protein 1, which produces MAALDGDSDEDLVSYGTGLELLEEGERPKKPIPLQDQTVRDEKGRYKRFHGAFSGGFSAGYFNTVGSKEGWTPSSFVSSRQNRADKSVFGPEDFMDEEDLSEFGIAPKAIVTTDDFASKTKDRIREKARQLAAATAPIPGATLLDDLITPAKLSVGFELLRKMGWKEGQGIGPRVKRRPRRQKPDPGVKIYGCALPPGGSEGSEDEDDDYLPENVTFAPKDVTPVDFTPKDNVHGLAYKGLDPHQALFGTSGEHVNLFSGGPEGTNNLLGDVGVNKGRKLGISGQAFGVGALEEEDDDIYATETLSKYDTILKDEEPGDGLYGWTAPRQYKNQKESEKELRYVGKILDGFSLASKPLSSKKIYPPPELPRDYRPVHYFRPVVAATSENSHLLQVLSESAGKPTHDPGTHSRHQLNASKRGELLGETPIQGAPTSVLEFLSEKDKERLKEMKQATDLKAAQLKARSLAQNASSSRPQPSSPDVGHCSWHMALSGGTAPVRASNFKPFAKEPEKQKRYEEFLVNVKRGQKDALECCLDPSMTEWERRRERDEFAQAALLYVSSHSTLSSRFTHAKMEDDSDQVEVPRDQENDVSDKQSAVKMKLFGKLTRDTFEWHPDKLLCKRFNVPDPYPSSTSVGLPRVKRDKYSVFNFLTVPETASSPATQASSEKVPQHQGPDKSRKPSRWDTSKQEKKEDSISEFLSLARSKVGPPKQESSPLVNKEEEHTMESVSDKVNKGVDSQTEGEGSRPSMDLFKAIFASSSDEKSSSSEDEQGDSEDDQEGTREADIKGSQETDLVETSSVAQASEPAPQEPAPFFPIQKIQIDEREEFGPQLPPVFCANARQKLEAPLKEKHKKNKEKHKTKKEHRRKKEKKKKHRKHKHKGKQKNKKSEKSSSSESTDSSDSQSDEEGAADLSPQELLRRLKRLPLRRQ; this is translated from the exons ATGGCGGCGCTGGATGGAGACAGTGACGAGGATTTGGTCAGCTATGGGACgggcctggagctgctggaaGAAG GTGAGAGACCAAAGAAACCAATTCCTCTTCAGGATCAGACTGTCAGAGACGAAAAAGGAAGGTATAAGCGATTTCATGGAGCCTTCAGTGGAGGTTTCTCTGCTGGTTACTTCAACACCGTTGGCTCAAAAGAAG GATGGACACCCTCTTCCTTCGTGTCTTCACGACAGAACAGAGCAGACAAATCTGTTTTTGGTCCCGAagattttatggatgaagag gatctTAGTGAATTTGGGATAGCACCTAAAGCGATTGTTACCACAGATGATTTTGCTTCTAAAACCAAAGATCGAATACGAGAAAAGGCCAGGCAGTTAGCAGCGGCTACTGCCCCTATTCCTGGCGCCACTTTGCTTGATGACCTCATAACACCAGCGAA GTTATCTGTTGGTTTTGAATTGCTAAGAAAAATGGGTTGGAAGGAAGGACAAGGAATTGGTCCTCGAGTAAAGAGAAGACCACGCCGACAGAAACCTG ATCCTGGAGTAAAAATCTATGGCTGTGCATTACCCCCTGGAGGCTCTGAAGGATCTGAG GATGAAGATGATGACTACTTGCCAGAAAATGTGACCTTTGCGCCCAAAGATGTCACACCTGTGGATTTCACACCTAAAGATAATGTACATGGACTGGCTTACAAGGGCCTGGATCCCCACCAAGCACTGTTTGGAACTTCAGGAGAACATGTTAATCTTTTTAGTGGTGGACCCGAGGGCACCAACAATCTTCTTGGAGATGTTGGAgtgaataaaggaagaaaattggGAATTTCAGGCCAG GCTTTTGGTGTAGGTGCCCTGGAAGAGGAAGACGATGATATCTACGCCACGGAAACTCTATCCAAGTATGATACCATTTTGAAGGATGAGGAGCCTGGAGACGGACTCTATGGCTGGACAGCACCCAGgcaatataaaaatcagaaag AATCAGAGAAAGAGCTTCGCTACGTTGGCAAAATTTTGGATGGATTCTCCTTGGCTTCTAAACCTTTATCTTCTAAGAaa atTTATCCACCACCCGAATTGCCAAGAGACTATCGACCAGTGCATTATTTCAGACCTGTTGTGGCTGCAACCTCAGAGAACTCCCACTTACTTCAGGTATTATCAGAGTCAGCTGGAAAGCCAACACATGACCCAGGGACACATAGTAGGCACCAACTGAATGCCTCCAAGCGGGGAGAGTTGCTAGGAGAAACGCCTATTCAAG ggGCACCTACTTCAGTGTTAGAATTTCTGTCcgaaaaagataaagagagactcAAAGAAATGAAGCAGGCAACTGACCTTAAAGCAGCTCAACTCAAGGCCAGGAGTCTGGCCCAGAATGCCTCTAGCAGCAGACCCCAGCCCTCCTCTCCAGACGTCGGACACTGCTCTTGGCACATGGCATTGAGTGGTGGCACAGCCCCCGTAAGAGCCAGCAACTTCAAACCTTTCGCAAAAGAGCCAGAAAAGCAAAAACGATATGAAGAGTTTTTAGTAAATGTGAAACGGGGTCAGAAAG ATGCTCTGGAATGTTGTCTTGATCCCAGTATGACAGAGTGGGAGCGACGCCGTGAGCGGGATGAGTTTGCTCAGGCAGCCCTGCTGTATGTGTCTTCCCATTCGACCTTGTCCTCCCGGTTCACTCATGCCAAGATGGAAGACGATTCAGATCAGGTGGAAGTCCCTCGGGACCAAGAG AATGACGTCAGTGACAAGCAGTCAGCTGTGAAGATGAAGCTGTTTGGGAAGCTTACCCGAGACACATTTGAGTGGCACCCTGACAAGCTTCTGTGTAAGAGGTTTAATGTCCCTGACCCATATCCAAG TTCAACTTCAGTTGGCTTACCAAGAGTGAAACGTGACAAATACTCAGTCTTCAACTTTCTGACAGTCCCAGAGACAGCTTCCTCACCTGCAACTCAAGCATCAAGTGAAAAAGTTCCGCAGCACCAAGGTCCCGACA AATCAAGAAAACCATCCAGGTGGGATACAtctaaacaagaaaagaaagaagattccATTAGTGAATTTTTAAGTCTGGCTAGATCAAAAGTTGGTCCACCTAAACAAGAGTCCAGTCCATTAGTAAACAAAGAGGAAGAGCATACAATGGAATCAGTCTCAGATAAG GTAAACAAAGGTGTGGATTCACAGACTGAAGGAGAGGGTAGCCGCCCATCCATGGACTTATTCAAAGCCATCTTTGCCAGCTCCTCAGATGAAAAGTCTTCATCCTCTGAGGATGAGCAAGGCGACAGTGAGGATGATCAGGAGGGTACCCGGGAAGCCGACATCAAAGGTTCCCAAGAGACTGACTTGGTGGAAACGTCATCTGTGGCACAAG CTAGTGAGCCAGCACCCCAGGAGCCCGCACCCTTCTTCCCGATTCAGAAGATACAGATAGATGAAAGAGAGGAGTTCGGCCCACAGCTGCCTCCCGTGTTCTGCGCCA ATGCTCGTCAGAAACTTGAGGCACCTCtcaaagagaaacataaaaagaacaaagaaaaacacaagacCAAGAAAGAGCACAGACGGAAGAAAGAGAAG aaaaagaaacaccGGAAGCACAAACACAAAGGcaagcaaaagaataaaaagtcagAGAAAAGTAGTAGTTCCGAGAGTACGGACAGCAGTGACAGCCAGAGCGATGAAGAAGGGGCCGCAGACCTGTCACCCCAGGAGCTGCTGAGACG gCTGAAGCGTCTTCCTCTAAGGAGGCAGTAA